One stretch of Amycolatopsis tolypomycina DNA includes these proteins:
- the ligD gene encoding non-homologous end-joining DNA ligase: protein MAGSRITVRVGERQLTLSNLEKVLYPRHGFTKGEVLDYYTRIAPVLLPHVRDRAMTFVRFPDGVTGGSFFEKDVSRHAPDWVRTARLTVGGRGKDPEIVAYPLINDLPELVWAANLAALELHVHQWTVGPGDERSTPDRLVFDLDPGPGTTVVDCCRVAERLYDVLVADGLTPVAKTSGSKGMQLYAGVVTTDGAEPSRYAKALAERLAAETPDLVVARMTKDLRPGKVFIDWSQNNPFKTTVAPYSLRGRDEPTVSAPVTWDEVRACRHVTHLRFTADDVLARVGDHGDLFADLERTRAPIPTFG, encoded by the coding sequence GTGGCGGGGAGCCGGATCACGGTACGGGTGGGCGAGCGGCAGCTGACGCTCTCGAACCTCGAGAAGGTGCTCTACCCGCGGCACGGCTTCACCAAGGGCGAGGTGCTCGACTACTACACGCGGATCGCGCCGGTGCTGCTGCCGCACGTCCGCGACCGGGCCATGACGTTCGTGCGCTTCCCCGACGGCGTCACCGGCGGCTCGTTCTTCGAGAAGGACGTCTCCCGGCACGCCCCGGACTGGGTCCGCACCGCCCGCCTGACCGTCGGCGGCCGCGGCAAGGACCCGGAGATCGTCGCGTACCCGCTGATCAACGACCTGCCCGAGCTCGTGTGGGCGGCCAACCTCGCCGCCCTCGAACTGCACGTCCACCAGTGGACCGTCGGGCCCGGCGACGAGCGCAGCACCCCGGACAGGCTGGTGTTCGACCTCGACCCCGGTCCCGGCACGACGGTGGTCGACTGCTGCCGGGTCGCCGAACGGCTGTACGACGTCCTGGTGGCGGACGGGCTCACCCCGGTGGCGAAGACCAGCGGTTCGAAGGGCATGCAGCTCTACGCCGGGGTCGTGACCACGGACGGCGCCGAGCCGTCGCGGTACGCGAAGGCGCTGGCCGAGCGGCTGGCCGCGGAGACGCCCGACCTCGTCGTGGCGCGGATGACGAAGGACCTGCGGCCGGGCAAGGTCTTCATCGACTGGAGCCAGAACAACCCGTTCAAGACCACCGTGGCGCCGTACTCGCTGCGCGGGCGCGACGAGCCGACGGTGTCGGCGCCGGTCACGTGGGACGAGGTCCGCGCCTGCCGGCACGTCACGCACCTGAGGTTCACCGCGGACGACGTCCTGGCGCGCGTCGGCGACCACGGCGACCTTTTCGCCGATCTGGAACGCACCCGCGCGCCGATTCCTACCTTTGGCTGA
- a CDS encoding GAF and ANTAR domain-containing protein, giving the protein MERPDPSAPAAPLFDEVTGALEALAAVLREEDDFRILLQHVCLQVRHAVPGVDEASVTLVTGEVPHTATATSAVVGELDGEQYRIGDGPCLEAMRGGKIVRTSVADALERWPGFAGAAREAGFGSFLAAPLVADEQFSGAVNCYGRQDDGFEEVEAQLLELYTAAVEAILRVYHRYLRARETSEHLRTALTSRAVIDQAKGMLMAIRQVDADDAFALLVEQSQRENVKLREVAERFVARVISGHVLPR; this is encoded by the coding sequence ATGGAACGGCCGGACCCCAGCGCCCCGGCGGCACCGCTGTTCGACGAGGTCACCGGGGCGCTGGAGGCCCTCGCGGCGGTCCTGCGGGAGGAAGACGACTTCCGGATCCTCCTGCAGCACGTGTGCCTGCAGGTGCGGCACGCCGTCCCGGGGGTCGACGAGGCGTCGGTCACGCTGGTGACCGGGGAGGTGCCGCACACCGCCACCGCGACCAGCGCCGTGGTGGGGGAGCTCGACGGGGAGCAGTACCGCATCGGCGACGGCCCGTGCCTCGAAGCGATGCGCGGCGGCAAGATCGTCCGCACCTCGGTGGCCGACGCGCTCGAGCGGTGGCCGGGCTTCGCCGGCGCGGCGCGGGAGGCGGGCTTCGGGAGCTTCCTCGCCGCTCCGCTGGTCGCCGACGAGCAGTTCTCCGGCGCGGTCAACTGCTACGGACGGCAGGACGACGGCTTCGAGGAGGTCGAAGCGCAACTGCTGGAGCTCTACACGGCCGCCGTGGAGGCGATCCTCCGCGTGTACCACCGGTACCTGCGGGCCAGGGAGACGTCCGAGCACCTGCGGACCGCGCTGACCTCGCGGGCCGTCATCGACCAGGCCAAGGGCATGCTGATGGCGATCCGCCAGGTCGACGCCGACGACGCCTTCGCCCTGCTGGTGGAGCAGTCGCAGCGGGAGAACGTCAAGCTGCGCGAAGTCGCGGAGCGGTTCGTCGCGCGGGTCATCTCCGGGCACGTCCTGCCGCGGTAA
- a CDS encoding GAF and ANTAR domain-containing protein, translating into MSSEQALPLDGELAAVAARMSGLLLSRESVDSVLELIVSLASTTITAAAGVGVTLVDAEGGLVTTTASAPLVREADALQYELAEGPCLAALEGCSPQRIDDVATERRWTRWCAAVAGSGLRSVVTAPMVTEEGCHGAIKIYATAPGAFGPSDERKLATFAERAAVLVANARAYERASRFSDQFKLTLRDRDLIAMAKGYLMGRDGLGEEAAFDRLLSLARVEGTSPAGTAARLVGSEPREG; encoded by the coding sequence ATGTCGTCGGAACAGGCCCTGCCGCTGGACGGTGAGCTGGCCGCGGTCGCCGCCCGGATGTCCGGGCTGCTGCTGTCGCGGGAATCCGTGGATTCGGTGCTGGAACTGATCGTTTCCCTGGCGAGCACGACGATCACCGCCGCGGCGGGAGTGGGGGTGACGCTCGTCGACGCCGAGGGCGGGCTGGTCACCACCACCGCGTCGGCGCCGCTGGTGCGCGAAGCGGACGCCCTCCAGTACGAGCTGGCCGAGGGCCCCTGCCTGGCCGCGCTGGAGGGGTGCTCGCCGCAGCGGATCGACGACGTCGCCACCGAACGGCGGTGGACCCGGTGGTGCGCCGCGGTCGCCGGGTCGGGGCTGCGGTCGGTCGTCACCGCGCCGATGGTGACCGAAGAGGGCTGTCACGGCGCCATCAAGATCTACGCGACCGCGCCCGGCGCCTTCGGGCCGTCCGACGAGCGGAAGCTGGCGACGTTCGCCGAGCGTGCCGCCGTGCTCGTCGCCAACGCCCGCGCCTACGAACGGGCCAGCCGGTTCAGCGATCAGTTCAAGCTCACCCTGCGCGACCGGGACCTGATCGCCATGGCGAAGGGCTACCTGATGGGCCGGGACGGCCTCGGCGAGGAGGCCGCCTTCGACCGCCTGCTCTCGCTGGCCCGCGTCGAGGGCACCAGCCCGGCCGGAACCGCCGCCCGGCTCGTCGGCTCCGAGCCGCGGGAAGGGTGA
- a CDS encoding PP2C family protein-serine/threonine phosphatase: MRFLPEEEQRRLIAACFTRSELTLEELWMRYFALGGSLSLLELDAYLNGLVTLPRVDRDMLAHAVNERLDEVTGPARAPYSHSVPDAKPLHGPLKALVDLLEGAHRAPPERLPAIVAEAGRALDLKIGVYLADYDQRTLVPLRPGAAALDIETTVAGDVFRHAGTTVTPDGTLWTVLLDGVERLGVLEIVPDDGADPALREQCRWLATLLGHLVTITTKYGDGLDRRRRHRRRDSAAELLWQSLPPLTGATERVVVGVSVQPAYDLSGTVFDYALSEERAQLAMFDTGARTRSANTAVVTALTAYRAARHAGASLDEQFAAVGAELAGLPDAPAVGGVLAELDLGTGVLRLLGAGHTAPLIVRDGTATPMAEPAAPRFGAPHPATRLRLEPGDLLTFCSRGVAETPDGAGEPFGRARITEQLGRDAGELPPEIARRLTRAVLAHGGGGSRQDAGVLVARLEGRQPVS; the protein is encoded by the coding sequence ATGCGTTTCCTGCCCGAGGAGGAACAGCGCCGGCTGATCGCCGCCTGCTTCACCCGGAGCGAGCTGACGCTGGAAGAGCTGTGGATGCGGTACTTCGCGCTCGGCGGCAGCCTCAGCCTGCTGGAGCTGGACGCCTACCTGAACGGGCTGGTCACGCTGCCCCGCGTCGACCGCGACATGCTCGCCCACGCCGTCAACGAGCGGCTCGACGAGGTCACCGGCCCGGCCCGGGCGCCCTACAGCCACTCCGTCCCGGACGCGAAGCCGTTGCACGGTCCCCTGAAGGCGCTCGTCGACCTGCTCGAAGGGGCCCACCGTGCGCCGCCGGAACGGCTGCCGGCCATCGTCGCCGAAGCGGGCCGGGCGCTCGACCTGAAGATCGGCGTCTACCTGGCCGACTACGACCAGCGCACGCTCGTGCCGCTGCGGCCGGGCGCCGCCGCCCTCGACATCGAGACCACCGTCGCCGGCGACGTGTTCCGCCACGCCGGGACCACCGTCACCCCGGACGGGACATTGTGGACGGTGCTGCTCGACGGTGTCGAACGCCTGGGGGTGCTGGAAATCGTCCCGGACGACGGGGCCGACCCGGCGCTGCGGGAGCAGTGCCGCTGGCTGGCCACGCTGCTCGGCCACCTCGTCACCATCACGACCAAGTACGGCGACGGACTGGACCGCCGTCGCCGTCACCGCCGCCGGGACTCCGCCGCCGAGCTGCTGTGGCAGAGCCTGCCGCCGCTCACGGGTGCCACCGAACGCGTCGTCGTGGGCGTGAGCGTCCAGCCGGCGTACGACCTCAGCGGCACCGTGTTCGACTACGCGCTCTCGGAAGAGCGGGCCCAGCTGGCGATGTTCGACACCGGCGCCCGCACCCGCAGCGCGAACACGGCCGTCGTGACCGCGCTGACCGCCTACCGCGCGGCCCGCCACGCCGGCGCGTCCCTCGACGAGCAGTTCGCGGCGGTGGGCGCCGAGCTCGCGGGCCTCCCGGACGCCCCGGCGGTCGGGGGCGTGCTCGCCGAGCTGGACCTCGGCACGGGCGTCCTGCGCCTGCTCGGCGCCGGGCACACCGCACCCCTGATCGTCCGGGACGGCACCGCGACCCCCATGGCCGAACCGGCCGCCCCGCGGTTCGGCGCGCCGCATCCGGCAACGCGGCTCCGGCTCGAACCCGGCGACCTGCTCACGTTCTGCTCCCGGGGCGTGGCCGAAACGCCCGACGGCGCCGGCGAGCCGTTCGGCCGCGCCCGGATCACCGAGCAGCTCGGCCGGGACGCGGGCGAGCTGCCCCCGGAAATCGCCCGCCGGCTCACCCGGGCCGTCCTCGCCCATGGTGGCGGCGGGTCCCGGCAGGACGCCGGTGTGCTGGTCGCCCGCTTAGAGGGTCGGCAGCCGGTGTCATGA
- a CDS encoding STAS domain-containing protein translates to MSPVIPVPTRSAPLVARRTEYRPGFLVLMFAGEIDALTLPILERELGSAPPGSTVVDLTQVAFVGLAGARALAVAAERAAAEGRRFGVVASGRTLARLFRITGLAAVVPMFASLSDALRELLAPDVHDTAC, encoded by the coding sequence GTGTCCCCTGTCATTCCGGTCCCCACCCGGTCCGCGCCCCTGGTGGCGCGCCGGACGGAGTACCGCCCCGGTTTCCTCGTGCTGATGTTCGCCGGCGAAATCGACGCGCTGACCCTGCCGATCCTCGAGCGCGAACTGGGCTCGGCTCCACCGGGTTCGACGGTGGTCGACCTCACGCAGGTGGCGTTCGTCGGCCTGGCCGGTGCCCGCGCGCTGGCGGTGGCGGCCGAGCGGGCGGCTGCGGAGGGGCGGCGCTTCGGGGTGGTGGCGAGCGGCCGGACCCTGGCGCGGCTGTTCCGGATCACCGGGCTGGCGGCCGTGGTGCCGATGTTCGCGTCGTTGTCGGACGCCTTGCGGGAGTTGCTGGCGCCCGACGTGCACGACACCGCCTGCTGA